From one Marmota flaviventris isolate mMarFla1 chromosome 1, mMarFla1.hap1, whole genome shotgun sequence genomic stretch:
- the Avl9 gene encoding late secretory pathway protein AVL9 homolog isoform X2: MEKAGRGSEGGPRGPVLHIVVVGFHHKKGCQVEFSYPPLIPGDGHDSHTLPEEWKYLPFLALPDGAHNYQEDTVFFHLPPRNGNGATVYGISCYRQIEAKALKVRQADVTRETVQKSVCVLSKLPLYGLLQAKLQLITHAYFEEKDFSQISILKELYDHMNSSLSGTSLEGSQVYLGLSPRDLVLHFRHKVLILFKLILLEKKVLFYISPVNKLVGALMTVLSLFPGMIEHGLSDCSQYRPRKSMSEDAGLQESNPPADDFVSGSASNMSNTNLGTVKKIIAGNHGGDASIKTEKPFFQLEHDSSKGQEPSDTNQYLKPPSRPSPESSESDWETLDPSVLEDPNLKERELVGSDQTNLFPKDSVPSNSTPITVQPQANMGQVVLIPGLISGLEEDHYGMPLAIFTKGYLCLPYMALQQHHLLSDVTVRGFVAGATNILFRQQKHLSDAIVEVEEALIQIHDPELRKLLNPTTADLRFADYLVKHVTENRDDVFLDGTGWEGGDEWIRAQFAVYIHALLAATLQLDNEKILSDYGTTFVTAWKNTHNYRVWNSNKHPALAEINPNHPFQGQYSVSDMKLRFSHSVQNSERGKKIGNVMVTTSRNVVQTGKAVGPEQSIA; this comes from the exons GTTGAATTCTCTTACCCGCCCCTGATTCCAGGAGATGGACATGACAGCCACACTTTGCCTGAAGAATGGAAATATTTGCCCTTCCTTGCCTTACCAGACGGCGCACACAATTACCAGGAAG ATACTGTGTTTTTTCACTTACCACCCAGAAATGGAAATGGAGCCACCGTTTATGGTATTTCTTGCTATCGACAAATTGAAGCCAAG GCATTGAAAGTAAGGCAAGCAGATGTCACCAGAGAAACTGTTCAGAAAAGTGTCTGTGTTCTAAGCAAGCTG CCCCTCTATGGCTTACTTCAAGCGAAACTTCAACTCATTACACATGCATATTTCGAAGAGAAGGATTTTTCCCAAATTTCCATTCTAAAG GAGCTTTATGACCATATGAATAGTTCCTTGAGTGGAACTTCATTAGAAGGATCCCAAGTATATCTTG GTCTGTCTCCTCGAGATCTTGTCCTTCATTTTCGACACAAG gTCTTAATCCTGTTTAAACTAATTCTTCTTGAAAAAAAG gttcttttttatatttctccaGTGAATAAATTGGTGGGTGCACTGATGACTGTGTTGTCCCTTTTTCCAG GCATGATTGAACATGGTCTCAGTGACTGTTCTCAGTACAGGCCCCGGAAGAGTATGTCTGAAGATGCTGGTCTTCAGGAAAGTAATCCTCCTGCAGATGATTTTGTTTCTGGGTCAGCTTCTAACATGTCAAATACCAATTTGGGAACTGTCAAGAAAATCATAGCAGGAAACCATGGAGGAGATGCTTCCATCAAGACCGAAAAGCCTTTTTTCCAACTAGAACATGACAGCAGTAAAGGACAGGAACCCAGTGATACTAATCAATATTTGAAACCTCCATCTCGTCCATCTCCAGAATCTTCAGAAAGTGACTGGGAGACCTTGGATCCTAGTGTCTTAGAGGACCCCAACCTGAAAGAAAGGGAACTGGTGGGGTCAGACCAGACAAACTTATTTCCAAAAGACTCTGTGCCCTCAAATAGTACTCCAATTACTGTACAACCTCAAGCCAATATGGGGCAGGTGGTCCTGATACCAGGGCTTATTTCAGGTTTGGAAGAGGACCACTATGGCATGCCCCTGGCCATCTTCACAAAG GGATATCTGTGCTTGCCCTACATGGCATTGCAGCAGCATCATCTACTCTCTGATGTCACCGTTCGGGGATTTGTTGCTGGAGCTACTAACATCCTTTTTCGACAACAAAAACACCTCAGTGATGCCATTGTGGAA GTAGAAGAAGCTCTGATCCAAATCCATGATCCAGAACTCAGGAAGCTACTTAACCCAACCACTGCAGACCTAAGATTTGCTGATTACCTGGTGAAGCACGTGACTGAAAACCGAGATGACGTCTTCCTGGATGGCACTGGCTGGGAGGGAGGTGACGAATGGATCCGGGCCCAGTTTGCAGTCTATATCCATGCCCTGCTGGCTGCTACATTGCAGTTAG ATAATGAAAAGATATTATCGGACTATGGGACAACTTTTGTTACAGCATGGAAGAATACTCACAACTACAGAGTATGGAACAGCAACAAGCATCCAGCACTTGCAGAAATAAATCCAAA CCATCCATTTCAAGGCCAGTACTCAGTATCAGACATGAAGTTAAGATTCTCTCA TTCTGTTCAGAATAGTGAACGTGGCAAAAAAATTGGAAACGTCATGGTCACAACTAGCCGGAATGTTGTACAAACAGGAAAAGCTGTTG